The proteins below are encoded in one region of Epinephelus lanceolatus isolate andai-2023 chromosome 7, ASM4190304v1, whole genome shotgun sequence:
- the elovl6 gene encoding very long chain fatty acid elongase 6 produces MSVLALQEYEFERQFNEDEAIRWMQENWKKSFLFSALYVAFILGGRHVMKQREKFELRKPLVLWSLTLALFSIFGAIRTGSYMMYILMTKGLKQSVCDQSFYNGPVSKFWAYAFVLSKAPELGDTLFIVLRKQKLIFLHWYHHITVLLYSWYSYKDMVAGGGWFMTMNYLVHAVMYSYYALRAAGFKVSRKFAMFITLTQITQMLMGCVVNYLVYSWMQQGQECPSHMQNIVWSSLMYLSYFVLFVQFFFEAYIGKSKLAAVAKKGD; encoded by the exons GAAGAAGTCATTTCTCTTCTCTGCGCTCTACGTTGCCTTTATCCTCGGGGGCCGCCATGTCATGAAACAGAGGGAGAAGTTTGAGCTGCGGAAACCGCTGGTGCTATGGTCGCTCACGCTTGCTCTATTCAG TATATTTGGTGCCATCCGTACTGGGAGTTACATGATGTACATCCTGATGACAAAAGGGCTTAAACAGTCGGTTTGTGACCAGAGCTTTTACAACGGGCCTGTCAGCAAGTTCTGGGCATACGCCTTTGTACTTAGTAAAGCACCAGAACTGG GTGACACTCTCTTCATCGTCCTGAGGAAACAGAAGCTGATCTTCCTCCACTGGTACCACCACATCACCGTGCTGCTCTACTCCTGGTACTCCTACAAAGACATGGTGGCTGGCGGCGGATGGTTCATGACCATGAACTACCTGGTGCACGCCGTCATGTACTCTTATTACGCCTTGCGGGCAGCCGGCTTCAAGGTGTCACGCAAGTTCGCCATGTTCATCACCCTGACCCAGATCACCCAGATGCTGATGGGCTGTGTGGTCAACTACCTGGTGTACTCGTGGATGCAGCAGGGCCAGGAGTGTCCATCCCACATGCAGAACATTGTGTGGTCTTCCCTCATGTACCTCAGCTACTTTGTGCTCTTTGTTCAGTTCTTCTTCGAGGCCTACATTGGCAAGTCCAAATTAGCGGCTGTCGCCAAGAAGGGCGACTAA
- the egf gene encoding pro-epidermal growth factor yields MLAATITAALIYFMVQSSGALALGTACWDERLSRAGRNNSCVASQPFLIFGHGKAIHRMDLNGKNHRRLVAGVGSSILLDFNFGEESVYWADRHTGVIYKASVRGAHRQKLYSSDKHISGLAVDWIWNRVYWTSGEKGKIKTMDINGKNERTLLRHLNQPSLINVDPNNRFLFWLSGGITPSIQRSDVTGQMKTTLIKTAEQLEALSIDRVDKRLFWVQFGLQGESAIGSCDYNGNVLHIIDHPFRSHSLGISLFREHLYYTDAASRVIKEVNKYTGGEPINVNKKQMAKPAVTIKVVHPLNQPMADSQSTFPGCDEQSGNCVNVCSNLAEQGTCRCSEGFALSKQGTYCEDVNECAHWNHGCSLGCENIPGSYFCTCPKGYALLPDRKMCGEIVPCESNMTKCGHGCLTTEEGAVCVCPEGSLLQEDGQACTGCLSADRGGCSQLCTSVTPSRWQCGCLPGYQLHQDGKRCVASGPPPYLLVANLVDVRQINPDGTGDQTLVEEPKGTIIALDYDPVQKKAYFASTSQKTIGRVDLNNGSRDVLVSDGLGSPEGLVIDWVHRKMYWTDKSQSTVDCSTLVGLNRETIVSKGLEKPRGIAVHPLAKKLFWTDIGAQPVVESASLEGKDRAVIASTNLVSPSGLTIDFTEDRLFWCDQRRGVVETAALDGSGRQVLLENQVGRPFDLAVFEDTLWISDWEHQQLRSVHKRTGKKLQRIHGNMVQPASIVVVHPLAKPGADVCLHLNGGCAQVCESKLGFAHCSCLSRYVLSADGKSCLPANATNGTAESGESESTDLTSLKNKTFNDESTPLTTPGLSADEADANPDSAAGSEPTLFTDKMVSDQNECYSLRCDVNAQCLLTAGSPTCLCLEGFTGDGQLCVAMKTTSTWVTTSSPADVTTRHHNSNSAESCPSSHESYCLYEGVCFYFPEMESYACNCVSGYMGERCQFNDLEWWELQQAEEEKRRNVVIAACMVVLVSLLSIAACVTYCFGTRRFFRKQPSVDNVSETSVTDESMSETTTASVPRFYMVAENGVEGMVVPPMGCPRRAVCPSCSSETGDTPASEDQCPEHWNTETLSQHNRGYECSMMSAAAMETTQPTVCHSSPSLSRSYTCTTFKPPLLSQPLSPESPASPVS; encoded by the exons ATGTTGGCTGCAACGATCACAGCAGCGTTGATCTATTTTATGGTGCAAAGCTCTGGAGCCTTGGCCCTCGGCACAGCATGTTGGGATGAACGCCTGTCACGAGCAGGGAGAAACAACAGCTGTGTGG CTTCACAGCCCTTCCTGATTTTCGGCCATGGTAAAGCCATTCATCGGATGGACCTCAATGGGAAGAACCACAGGCGGCTTGTGGCTGGGGTGGGAAGCTCAATCCTGCTCGACTTTAATTTCGGAGAGGAGAGTGTTTACTGGGCTGACAGACACACCGGGGTCATCTACAAAGCATCAGTGAGAGGAGCACACAGACAG AAACTGTACTCGTCTGACAAACATATCTCGGGCCTCGCAGTGGACTGGATTTGGAACCGTGTTTACTGGACAAGTGGAGaaaagggaaaaatcaagacaatgGATATAAATGGGAAAAATGAAAGGACACTTTTAAGACACTTAAACCAACCAAGTTTGATAAACGTTGACCCCAATAACAG GTTTCTTTTTTGGCTGTCTGGTGGGATAACTCCGAGTATCCAGCGGTCTGATGTGACAGGACAGATGAAAACAACACTTATCAAAACAGCAGAACAACTGGAAGCGCTGTCGATTGACAGAGTAGACAAACGACTCTTCTGGGTTCAGTTTGGTCTGCAAGGAGAAAGTGCCATCGGCTCTTGTGATTACAACGGAAACGTCCTGCACATCATAGATCACCCCTTTCG CTCTCATTCACTGGGGATATCACTTTTTCGGGAGCACTTGTACTACACTGATGCTGCATCTCGGGTTATCAAAGAAGTAAACAAGTACACTGGTGGAGAGCCAATAAAtgttaacaaaaaacaaatggcaAAACCTGCGGTCACTATCAAAGTGGTACATCCCCTCAACCAGCCAATGGCAGACTCCCAGTCGACATTTCCAG GTTGTGACGAACAGAGTGgaaactgtgtgaatgtgtgttccAACCTAGCCGAGCAAGGGACTTGCCGGTGCAGTGAAGGCTTTGCTCTCAGTAAGCAAGGCACTTATTGTGAAG ACGTAAACGAATGTGCCCATTGGAACCACGGCTGCTCTCTTGGTTGTGAAAACATCCCAGGCTCCTATTTCTGCACCTGCCCTAAAGGATATGCCCTCCTACCGGACAGGAAGATGTGTGGAG AGATCGTACCCTGTGAAAGCAATATGACCAAGTGCGGCCACGGATGCCTGACAACAGAGGagggtgctgtctgtgtgtgtcctgaaGGATCTTTACTGCAGGAGGATGGACAAGCCTGCACTG GCTGTTTGTCTGCAGACAGAGGGGGTTGCAGCCAGCTCTGTACTTCTGTCACCCCTAGTAGGTGGCAGTGTGGTTGTCTGCCTGGCTACCAGCTCCACCAGGATGGCAAGCGCTGCGTTGCCTCTG GACCACCACCTTATCTACTAGTTGCCAATCTAGTGGATGTACGACAAATTAATCCTGACGGCACTGGGGATCAAACACTTGTGGAGGAGCCCAAAGGAACAATCATAGCTTTGGACTATGACCCCGTCCAGAAAAAA GCATACTTTGCCAGTACAAGCCAGAAGACAATTGGGCGGGTTGATCTGAACAATGGGTCAAGAGATGTTCTTGTCTCTGATGGTTTGGGCTCTCCAGAAGGACTGGTGATTGACTGGGTCCACCGCAAGATGTACTGGACAGATAAAAG CCAGTCAACTGTTGACTGCAGCACCTTAGTTGGACTGAACCGAGAAACCATTGTGAGCAAAGGGCTGGAAAAGCCAAGAGGAATCGCAGTCCATCCTTTGGCAAA GAAGTTGTTCTGGACTGATATTGGGGCCCAGCCTGTTGTGGAGAGTGCCTCTCTGGAAGGGAAAGACCGTGCTGTCATTGCAAGCACTAACCTTGTATCTCCGAGCGGCCTGACGATTGATTTCACAGAGGATCGTCTGTTCTGGTGCGATCAGAGGAGGGGCGTGGTAGAGACTGCTGCTCTGGATGGTTCAGGTCGACAGGTCCTGTTAGAGAACCAAGTAG GTCGACCTTTTGACCTCGCAGTATTTGAGGACACGTTGTGGATATCTGATTGGGAGCACCAGCAGCTGAGGAGCGTACACAAGCGGACTGGGAAAAAACTGCAACGTATCCATGGCAACATGGTCCAACCAGCATCCATTGTGGTGGTTCATCCCCTTGCTAAGCCAG GGGCAGACGTGTGCCTGCACCTGAATGGTGGCTGTGCCCAGGTGTGTGAGAGCAAACTGGGATTCGCCCACTGCTCCTGTCTGTCACGCTACGTCCTATCAGCTGATGGAAAGAGCTGCTTGCCTGCCAATGCTACAAATGGAACAGCAG AATCTGGAGAAAGTGAATCCACAGATTTAACgtctctcaaaaacaaaaccttCAATGATGAGAGCACACCCCTGACGACACCTGGGCTGTCAGCTGATGAAGCAGATGCTAATCCAGACTCGGCTGCAGGCAGTGAGCCAACTCTCTTCACAGACAAGATGGTTTCAG ACCAGAATGAGTGTTACTCACTTCGCTGTGATGTAAATGCACAGTGCCTGCTGACTGCTGGCAGCccaacctgtctgtgtctggAGGGTTTTACAGGTGATGGACAGTTGTGTGTGG CAATGAAGACCACTTCGACATGGGTGACGACCAGTAGCCCTGCTGATGTCACCACCCGGCACCACAACAGTAACTCAGCAGAGAGTTGCCCCTCTAGTCATGAATCCTACTGTCTGTACGAGGGTGTCTGCTTCTACTTTCCTGAAATGGAGTCCTATGCTTGCAA ctgtgtatCAGGCTACATGGGGGAGCGCTGTCAGTTCAATGACCTGGAGTGGTGGGAGCTTcagcaggctgaggaggagaagaggaggaacgtGGTCATTGCGGCCTGCATGGTGGTCCTCGTTTCCCTGCTCTCCATCGCTGCCTGTGTCACCTACTGCTTCGg AACCAGAAGATTCTTCCGCAAACAGCCCTCAGTGGATAATGTGAGTGAGACCAGCGTGACAGATGAGAGCATGTCAGAGACCACTACTGCCAGCGTGCCTCGG TTCTACATGGTGGCAGAAAATGGTGTGGAAGGAATGGTCGTCCCTCCCATGGGCTGTCCCAGGAGagctgtctgtccatcctgctCTTCAGAAACTG GTGACACCCCTGCATCTGAAGACCAATGTCCAGAACACTGGAACACTGAAACACTGTCCCAACACAACAGAGGATACGAGTGCTCCATGATGTCAGCTGCTGCCATGGAGACCACCCAACCCACTGTCTGTCACTCGAGCCCATCTCTGTCACGCTCATATACTTGCACGACTTTCAAGCCACCACTGCTCTCCCAGCCCCTGAGCCCAGAGTCCCCTGCCTCCCCTGTGTCCTAG